From Halorientalis litorea:
CGGCGTCTGGGTGTTCGCGCTTGCCGAGTTCGGCGTATCCGAGGATGACGTTCGCCTCGTTTCGCAGGTCGTGGCGGAGCGTCCGGTTGAGCACGTCGAGACGCTGTTCGCGTTGGCGGCGTTCGGTCACGTCGCGGAGACTGACGAGGTGGCCCCGCAACAGGCCGCCGCCGCGGTGCAGGTCCGAGATGCGCACGTCGTAGTACCGCAAGTCGTCGTTCCGGAGTGCGATTTCCGTCTCGTACCGCCCGTCGGAGGCGTCCGCCGCGGCCTCGGCCACGTCGTCGAGGGCCGGGAGGGTCGCCGACAGGTCCCGGCCGATTATCTCGTCTCGGTCGATGCCGGCGATATCGCTGGCGTGAGCGTTGCAGTCGATGACCGTCCGCCGGTCGTCGACGATGAGGACGGCCTCCGCGAGGTTGTCCATGAGTTCGTCGCGCGCGACTTCGCGGGCGACCGGAACGAGTTCCAGCAGTTTGTGGCGGTAGATGGCGACGAGAAAGAGCGCGGCACTGGCCGCGAACGCCGCCGGCGTCGGGTCGAACGGCGGGCGGTAGTACCCGCTGATGTACGCGGCGTTGACCGCCCACGGGATGAAGATTCCCAGCGCGATGGCGGCAGTCTGTCCGCGGTAGTGGTGGTCGGCGATGAGCAGCATCCGAACGAGGAGAAACGACCCGACGAACAGGAGGAGATACGAGTAGCCGCTGTGGACCCAGAACCACGGGCCGAAGTCGAGCGAGAGGGCCGCGTATCCACCGACCTGCACGAGTTCCCGTCCCGCCCACATCAGGTCGTGGACGCCGTTCGTCCACGCGATGACCTGCGTGAGTGCGGGGACGACGAGCAAGGGGACCGGGCCGTACCGCGTCAGCACCGTCCTGTTCCCGGTGTACTCCTCGGCGAAGTAGAGAAACGCGACGGGGACGAGCGCGATGGGCAGGTACGTCAGGCTATCGAAGAGGCGCGAATAGAAGAGATCGGCACTGAACATCCGTCCGGCAGCCAGCCCGACCCACACGGAACTCAGTGAGGTCAGCCACACCAGCGGTGCGACACCCGGCGTGTCGCGGTGCCGGTACGCGACGGCCCCGAGTGCCGCGACCACGACGGTAATCCCGACGTGGATGATTGCGTACGGGCTGTATTGCCAAACCATACCCCACGGTCAGGGCTGTTGCTGACCCGGGGAGTCGCTGTCACTCCCGGACGAGAACAACGCGTCCATGTCGCCCCCCTCTAGGTCGAACATCGCTTCATCGAGGGCCCCCTCAAGCTCCTCGATGCGGTCTGTCAGTTCCTGATACTCGTCGCTCGCCTCCAGCGTCGACTTGCTCTTTGCGGACTGGAGTGCCGCGCGCTTCGAGACGAGACGGTAGTACTCCTCGAACGTCTCGTCGTACTCGGCATAGGAGAGCAGTTTGTCTACCGTCTCGTAGAGGTCGTCCCGCGAAATCGGCTTGACCAGATAGTCGTCGAACCCCATGTCCAAGATATCGAAGTCGGGGTCGACTGCCGTCACCATCGCCACGCGCACGTCGAGGCCCTCGGCACGTATCTGTTCGAGCACCTCGTCGCCCGACATCCCGGGCATCCGCCGGTCTAGGAAGGCGATATCAACATCCTCGTCCAGTTTTTCGAGTGCCTCTTCACCACCGTATGCGATGCGAACATCGTACTCTACCTCCAGATGCGCGCCATAGATGTCCGCAACCGCTTGCTCGTCGTCGACGATGAGGATTGTTATCTCGCCCAAACCTACTCACTCATCATATCTGAGAGAAACGAGAGTAAAAAGCTTTTCCGCAGATTAGGCAGTGTGAAACGGGCCGGCCGCCCCCACATCACAACGGTATTGCTCACTCTTCGGTCACGCCATGTGCGACTTCGCCCCGCTCGTGTATCTCCCGGAACACCGTCGCGAAGTGGCGGTCCTCGAACTTGTCGACGGTATCTTCGAGTTGCTCCCTGAGCGCGTCCCGTTTCCGTTCCAGTTCCTCGAACTCCTCGCTGTTTTCGAGTGCGGTCGCACTCTTGTTCGCCAAGAGCGTCGCGTACTTCGAAGTCGTCCGGTAGTAGTCCTGTAACAGGTCCTCGTACTCCGCACAGGTGAGCAGTCGCTCGATAGTGTCGACCAAGTCCGATCTCGAAACGGGCTTGGTCACGTAATCGTCGAACGGCATCTCGATGATGTCGAACCCGGGGTCGACTGCCGTCACCATCGCCACGCGCACGTCGAGACCCTCGGTGCGGATGCGTTCCAGCACCTCGTCGCCGGACAACCCCGGCATCCGGCGGTCGAGCAGCACGATGTCCGTCTCCGCATCGAGCGTGTCCAGTGCCTCCTCACCGCTGTAGGCCACGTCGACCCGAAACGACTGTTCCAACTGTGCGGCGTACGCGTCGGCCACGTCGGCCTCGTCGTCGACCACCAGTACAGTGGGGAGGTCACCGGATGTCATCTGACCGTATGTCTCTTGGCCAAAAGAGATAGATAAGCGTTCCGGGCGTTTTAGATCCGGAGTCCCGACGAACGCGTCGACCACCACCCCGACCGTACCCCCCAGTCGTTACTCCCCGACAACATGCGACCACCTTTTTGCCCTCGCGTGGCCTCGTCACCTCGGCCACGCTCGCCGAAAAGGCTGGAGCAAAAACCCCGACCGTACCCCCCGGTCGTTACTCCCCGACAATATCGTCGTACCGTGCCCCTGTCTGTTTCAGCGTCTCCGTCGAGTAGAGCCGCTCGTGGTCGACGGGCAGGTAGTCGGCTGCTAACTCGTCTATCTTCGCGTCGACAGCGTCCGTCTCACGGCCGTGTACCATCGTGAACAGGTTGTACTCCCAGTCCTGCTCCGGGCGGCGTGGACGGTGGTAACAGAGCGTGACGTACGGCAGAGAGCCGACAGTCTCGCCGCGCGCGTCGAGTTCGTCGTCGGGTACGTCCCAGACGACCATGCAGTTGCTGTCGAACCCGGTCACGACGTGGTTGACGACACAGCCGACGCGCTTGATACAGCCGTCGGCTACCAGTCGCTCGATGGCGTCGAGGACGGCGGCCACGTCGGCGTCCACCGCGTCCGCGATATCGCGGTACGGCGTCGCGGTGAGCGGGAACCCGCCCTGGATTTCCAGCAGGAGACGGCGGTCGAGGGCCGAAAAGTCCGCCGCCGCGTCCTCGCTGATGCGGGTCGCGGAAGCGTCCGTTCCGGAGACGGACTCGCGTGCGAACCGGTCGCCGTTGACCACCGGGAATTCGAGGTCGATGTAGTAGTCGGTCAACATCGGGAGGACTAGCACGCTCAACCCCGTCTCCGCCTCGATGTCCGCGATGATTTCGTCGCGTGTCTCGCGGGACCCGGCGGTGACGACGAACCACATGTTCCACTCGTGGTCGCGTCGGTAGTTGTGGTTGACCTGCCGGTGGCCGTTTATCACTTCGGCTACCTCCTCGAAGCGGTCCTCGGGGGCGGACACCGCGGCGAGCGTCGAAGAGCCGATGACCGGCGGGTTGAGGACCGCCCCGAACCGCCGGAAGATACCCGTCTCGCGCAACCGCTCGACGCGGGCCAACGCGTCGTCCTCGGAGATATCGAGGTCGGCGGCGACAGTTCGGAACGGCCGTTCGGTGACGGGGAATCCGCTCTGGTATCCGTCGACCAGTGCGGCGTCCACCTCGTCGAGGCCCTCGCGCCAGTCACCCGACTGGAGACTCATTGTTCGGTTTTAGTGCTACCACGGCCTAATCCTGTCGCTTCCGGTCGGTCGATGTCGGGGCTGTCCCGGACAGGGGAAAACTGCTCCGAGACGCCTATGTACCACCCCGCCGTGCCTCGCGACATGACCCGCTACTTCGAGGACATCGCAGTCGGCGACACGACCACTCACGGCAGTTACACGGTCACGGAAGACGAGATAATCGAGTTCGCCGAGCAGTACGACCCGCAACCGTTCCACACGGACCCCGAGGCGGCCGAAGATTCGATGTTCGGCGGCCTCGCGGCCAGCGGGTGGCACACCGCCGCCGCCTGCATGCGCCTGCTGGTCGAGACGATGGAGCGCGAGGAGTGGGCCTCACAGGGTGCCCGGGGTATCGACGAACTCCGGTGGATTCGCCCCGTCCGCCCCGGTGACGACCTCTCCATCGAACTCGAAGTCGTCGAGAAACGCGAGAGCGACCGCTCCGGCCTCGGCGAAGTTGACAACCGCATGACTGGGTACGTCGACGACGAGGCCGTCATCTCGTGGATCGGACTGGGCCTGATAGCGAAGCGAGACGCATAGAAACGCCCCGGTCGCGGTCCCAGAGACTGGGAACGAGTCGCAGGGTATTTCGTCGCGCCGTCCCGAAGGTGTTCGTATGGCACAAGCGACTCGCGAGTTCGGGGAGTGGCCGCTCAAGCGACTGATGACCGAGGTGGTCGGTTCGGGCCACAAGTCCGCCGACGACATGGACCGCGGGCAGGCACGGGAGGCGTTCCAGCGGATTCTCGCCGACGAACCCGACCACACGACGCTGGGTGCGTTCCTGCTGGCGAACCGCTGGAAGCGCAACACGCCCGAGGAACTGGCCGCGTTCGTCGACGTGATGCGCGAGGAGAGCGTCGAGACGGCCGAACCCGACGCCGACCCCGTCGACTGCGGCGCGAACTACGACGGCAAGCACTCGACGGCCATCCTCGGTGTCGCCGCGGGCGTCGTCGCCGCCGCCGCCGGGACGCCCGTCGTCGTCCACTCGGGCGACCGCGTCCCCACGCAGAAACTCGAC
This genomic window contains:
- a CDS encoding histidine kinase N-terminal 7TM domain-containing protein — its product is MVWQYSPYAIIHVGITVVVAALGAVAYRHRDTPGVAPLVWLTSLSSVWVGLAAGRMFSADLFYSRLFDSLTYLPIALVPVAFLYFAEEYTGNRTVLTRYGPVPLLVVPALTQVIAWTNGVHDLMWAGRELVQVGGYAALSLDFGPWFWVHSGYSYLLLFVGSFLLVRMLLIADHHYRGQTAAIALGIFIPWAVNAAYISGYYRPPFDPTPAAFAASAALFLVAIYRHKLLELVPVAREVARDELMDNLAEAVLIVDDRRTVIDCNAHASDIAGIDRDEIIGRDLSATLPALDDVAEAAADASDGRYETEIALRNDDLRYYDVRISDLHRGGGLLRGHLVSLRDVTERRQREQRLDVLNRTLRHDLRNEANVILGYAELGKREHPDAEWVDAIKEHVEGLVELSVTVRQLEQALDGENVESTVVDVSAMVERVIDEVTADRPTVDIETDLEPGAYASAIELVDAAVTNAVENAIEHNDNPDTFVEVSVSVRETADDEIVVEIADNGPGIPKSERAVLLRGRETQLDHVSGLGLWLINWIVTESGGTIAFDENDRGGSVVTLRLPAVDGSPEDAVKSPVEDLDIGIDFRRQSSARRDPS
- a CDS encoding response regulator; its protein translation is MGEITILIVDDEQAVADIYGAHLEVEYDVRIAYGGEEALEKLDEDVDIAFLDRRMPGMSGDEVLEQIRAEGLDVRVAMVTAVDPDFDILDMGFDDYLVKPISRDDLYETVDKLLSYAEYDETFEEYYRLVSKRAALQSAKSKSTLEASDEYQELTDRIEELEGALDEAMFDLEGGDMDALFSSGSDSDSPGQQQP
- a CDS encoding response regulator; this encodes MTSGDLPTVLVVDDEADVADAYAAQLEQSFRVDVAYSGEEALDTLDAETDIVLLDRRMPGLSGDEVLERIRTEGLDVRVAMVTAVDPGFDIIEMPFDDYVTKPVSRSDLVDTIERLLTCAEYEDLLQDYYRTTSKYATLLANKSATALENSEEFEELERKRDALREQLEDTVDKFEDRHFATVFREIHERGEVAHGVTEE
- the ahbB gene encoding siroheme decarboxylase subunit beta translates to MSLQSGDWREGLDEVDAALVDGYQSGFPVTERPFRTVAADLDISEDDALARVERLRETGIFRRFGAVLNPPVIGSSTLAAVSAPEDRFEEVAEVINGHRQVNHNYRRDHEWNMWFVVTAGSRETRDEIIADIEAETGLSVLVLPMLTDYYIDLEFPVVNGDRFARESVSGTDASATRISEDAAADFSALDRRLLLEIQGGFPLTATPYRDIADAVDADVAAVLDAIERLVADGCIKRVGCVVNHVVTGFDSNCMVVWDVPDDELDARGETVGSLPYVTLCYHRPRRPEQDWEYNLFTMVHGRETDAVDAKIDELAADYLPVDHERLYSTETLKQTGARYDDIVGE
- a CDS encoding MaoC family dehydratase; the encoded protein is MTRYFEDIAVGDTTTHGSYTVTEDEIIEFAEQYDPQPFHTDPEAAEDSMFGGLAASGWHTAAACMRLLVETMEREEWASQGARGIDELRWIRPVRPGDDLSIELEVVEKRESDRSGLGEVDNRMTGYVDDEAVISWIGLGLIAKRDA